One Enterococcus silesiacus genomic window carries:
- a CDS encoding septum formation initiator, translating to MGKKKKDVEKVAALDNEYTKEQYAEFQKQQKQLIFRRRRLAVVFLVAFVIFIVSGVQLMKDYQQLNAFKKQHEEAVAESAEVDKKLSRLEQDVTLLRDEDYVAKLARSRYLVSKDGEQIYNIPELGGTTNSSNEQKQSSQESQSQSHSSDKQSGE from the coding sequence ATGGGAAAAAAGAAAAAGGACGTGGAGAAAGTTGCTGCATTAGATAATGAGTATACAAAAGAACAGTATGCCGAATTTCAAAAACAGCAAAAGCAGTTGATTTTTAGACGCCGCCGTCTAGCAGTTGTTTTTCTCGTGGCGTTTGTGATTTTTATCGTTTCAGGTGTTCAGCTAATGAAAGACTATCAGCAACTAAATGCCTTCAAAAAACAGCATGAAGAAGCTGTGGCTGAGTCAGCAGAAGTTGATAAGAAGTTAAGTCGTTTAGAACAAGACGTTACTCTTTTAAGAGACGAGGATTATGTGGCAAAATTAGCCCGCAGTCGTTACTTAGTCTCAAAAGATGGCGAACAAATTTACAACATTCCAGAGTTAGGCGGAACGACTAACTCCAGTAATGAGCAAAAACAATCATCGCAAGAGAGTCAATCACAGTCTCATTCATCTGATAAACAATCAGGTGAATAG
- a CDS encoding RNA-binding protein S1: protein MSIEVGAKLPGKVSGITNFGAFIDLGEGKTGLVHISEVSNGFVKDIHDVLTVGDEVTVKVTSVGDDGKVGLSIRKAQEQAAEPKREYQRRENNEHQGNRDRNSRPAPKKQFTRAQPMNSKQDFDSLMSSFLKDSDDRLTSLKRNTEGKRGGRGGRRN from the coding sequence ATGTCAATTGAAGTAGGAGCGAAGTTGCCAGGAAAAGTGTCTGGTATCACTAATTTTGGTGCCTTCATCGATTTAGGTGAAGGAAAAACAGGGTTGGTTCACATTAGTGAAGTATCAAATGGATTCGTTAAAGATATCCATGATGTATTGACCGTAGGGGATGAAGTAACAGTAAAAGTTACCTCAGTCGGTGATGATGGCAAAGTAGGTTTGTCCATTCGTAAAGCACAAGAGCAAGCGGCAGAACCAAAACGTGAATATCAACGTCGTGAGAACAATGAGCATCAAGGGAACCGTGATCGCAACTCACGTCCAGCACCTAAAAAACAATTTACAAGAGCACAGCCAATGAACTCAAAACAAGATTTTGATTCATTAATGAGCTCATTTTTAAAAGATAGTGATGATCGTTTAACGTCATTAAAACGTAACACAGAAGGAAAACGTGGCGGTCGTGGCGGTCGTCGTAACTAA
- a CDS encoding tRNA(Ile)-lysidine synthetase produces MFQAFYDHCKRNDYWQPHQKILLAISGGVDSMVLLNLMQRAAEKDHLTIAVAHINHQLRGESEAEASYLESYCQEQGLVYYSKVWSALDKRKNTEARARAFRYGFFAEVMRQEGYASLFTAHHNDDQAETVLMKLTRGSALPNLVGIRARQSFGKGELIRPFLIFSKDRLEQFAKCSRIVYFEDSSNQGDAYMRNRVRHQVVPLLKKENPQFLQHITDFTEQIVLADELIQSVIEPKYERWVKKTAAGWTIQLAELKQEKTSLQTFFLMMLFQRTIVVKDIAISQSQIQQLLNIIRQQAPQLTMDLEQGWQIVKEYDVMYIKEKQLKQDKKIVYLNENESIFLSKNEWLGLETTTANLEIPEAVKDWTEYSLPISGQTPLPLMIRHRENGDRISLTPNLTKRLNRLFIDRKIPNLTREQAWIILSAQEKIIWVPKIANSCLSIPKETDKILYRLLYKIKE; encoded by the coding sequence ATGTTTCAAGCATTTTACGATCATTGTAAAAGAAATGACTACTGGCAGCCACATCAAAAAATATTATTAGCGATTTCCGGCGGCGTCGATTCGATGGTGCTATTAAATTTAATGCAAAGAGCAGCAGAAAAGGATCATCTAACAATAGCCGTTGCCCATATCAATCACCAATTGCGTGGAGAATCAGAGGCAGAAGCAAGTTATTTGGAAAGCTATTGCCAAGAGCAAGGACTCGTTTATTACAGTAAAGTATGGTCAGCGCTGGACAAAAGAAAAAATACCGAAGCTCGCGCTCGTGCATTTCGTTACGGATTTTTCGCTGAAGTCATGAGACAAGAAGGCTATGCGTCACTATTTACTGCTCACCACAATGATGATCAAGCTGAGACCGTTTTAATGAAACTGACAAGAGGAAGTGCCTTACCTAACTTAGTAGGAATTAGAGCGCGGCAATCGTTTGGCAAAGGAGAACTGATTCGCCCTTTCTTAATTTTTTCCAAAGATCGCTTAGAACAATTCGCCAAGTGCTCACGAATTGTGTATTTTGAAGATAGCTCGAATCAGGGTGATGCTTACATGCGAAATAGAGTAAGACATCAGGTAGTGCCACTTTTAAAGAAAGAAAACCCGCAGTTTCTACAACATATCACTGATTTTACTGAACAAATCGTATTAGCAGACGAGCTTATTCAGTCAGTTATCGAACCTAAATATGAGCGCTGGGTAAAAAAAACAGCAGCAGGTTGGACAATTCAACTAGCCGAGTTGAAACAAGAAAAAACAAGTCTACAAACGTTTTTCCTAATGATGTTGTTTCAACGAACGATCGTAGTGAAAGACATTGCAATAAGCCAATCTCAGATTCAACAGTTGCTGAATATCATTAGACAACAGGCGCCACAATTAACAATGGATCTTGAACAAGGCTGGCAAATTGTGAAAGAATATGATGTGATGTATATAAAAGAAAAACAGTTGAAGCAAGATAAAAAAATAGTTTACTTAAATGAAAATGAATCTATTTTCCTTTCAAAAAATGAGTGGCTTGGATTAGAAACTACAACCGCTAATCTGGAGATACCTGAAGCTGTGAAAGACTGGACTGAGTATTCTTTGCCCATAAGCGGACAAACACCATTACCGTTAATGATTCGTCATAGAGAAAATGGCGATCGAATTTCATTGACGCCAAACTTAACCAAAAGATTAAATCGATTATTTATTGATCGGAAAATACCCAATTTAACGAGAGAACAGGCGTGGATCATTCTTTCTGCACAGGAGAAGATTATTTGGGTTCCTAAAATTGCAAATTCATGTTTGAGTATTCCTAAAGAAACTGATAAAATACTCTACAGGCTCCTTTATAAAATAAAAGAGTAA
- a CDS encoding hypoxanthine phosphoribosyltransferase — MLENDIKQVLITKEQILEKSTELGKQLTEDYRGKNPLVIGILKGAIPFMADITRCIDTHLEMDFMAVSSYGNATVSSGEVKIIKDLDTNVEGRDILIVEDIIDSGRTLAYLVDLFKYRKAASVKIVTLLDKPEGRVVDIVADYVGFDVPNEFVVGYGLDYAEAYRNLPYVGVLKPEIYESN; from the coding sequence ATGTTAGAGAACGATATTAAACAAGTGTTGATCACGAAAGAACAAATTCTTGAAAAATCAACTGAACTTGGCAAACAACTAACAGAAGATTATAGAGGGAAAAATCCTTTAGTCATTGGTATTTTAAAAGGTGCAATACCGTTTATGGCTGATATCACGCGCTGTATCGACACTCATTTAGAGATGGATTTTATGGCTGTATCTAGTTATGGAAATGCAACGGTGTCTTCAGGTGAAGTAAAAATCATTAAAGATTTGGACACAAACGTTGAAGGGCGCGATATCTTGATCGTAGAAGACATCATCGACAGCGGCCGTACATTAGCTTATCTAGTTGATCTCTTTAAATACAGAAAAGCTGCATCTGTGAAAATTGTCACGTTGTTAGATAAACCAGAAGGACGTGTGGTTGATATCGTTGCCGACTATGTTGGTTTCGATGTACCAAATGAATTTGTTGTAGGTTACGGTTTAGATTATGCAGAAGCTTATCGGAATCTTCCTTATGTAGGTGTGTTGAAACCTGAAATCTACGAATCAAATTAA
- a CDS encoding cell division protein FtsH, giving the protein MNKKNSGMKNGLYYVLLILAMVMVVYFIFGNNNSQSPDIEYSTFSTQLEKGKVKELTIQPTNGVYKITGQYKEKQEIKNTGGLSLWGSTEVSTKAFTTVVLPSDITLSGIQDMAKENNVKLTVKEQSSSGAWLSILFSFLPIVLFIFLFYMMMGQQGGGGGGGGRVMNFGKSKAKEADKKANRVRFSDVAGAEEEKQELVEVVEFLKDPRRFVELGARIPAGVLLEGPPGTGKTLLAKAVAGEAGVPFYSISGSDFVEMFVGVGASRVRDLFETAKKNAPAIIFIDEIDAVGRQRGAGMGGGHDEREQTLNQLLVEMDGFDGNEGVIVVAATNRSDVLDPALLRPGRFDRQILVGRPDVKGREAILKVHARNKPLADDVDLKVVAQQTPGFAGADLENVLNEAALVAARRNKKKIDASDVDEAEDRVIAGPAKRDRVINKKEREMVAYHEAGHTIVGLVLSRARIVHKVTIIPRGRAGGYMIALPKEDQFLMTKEDMFEQIVGLLGGRTAEEIIFDVQSTGASNDFEQATGIARSMVTEYGMSDKLGPVQYEGNHQVFVGRDYGQTKAYSEQVAYEIDQEVRRILMEAHDKAREIIESHRAQHKLIAEKLLEYETLDARSIKSLFEEGVMPQDVIDSQFPSEKAQTFEEAKRALEEKDAQRQAEEKQDFEEAKKELHDETEEVKADSEKTEEQVQSEVKSDEEHKNDSEYDRNNFDDRYK; this is encoded by the coding sequence ATGAATAAAAAGAATAGTGGCATGAAAAATGGCCTTTATTATGTATTGCTTATTTTGGCGATGGTCATGGTTGTTTATTTCATTTTTGGAAATAACAATTCCCAATCACCAGATATCGAATACTCAACCTTCAGTACCCAATTAGAAAAAGGTAAAGTGAAGGAACTGACGATCCAACCAACAAATGGTGTATACAAAATCACAGGTCAGTACAAAGAAAAACAAGAAATTAAAAATACTGGTGGTCTTTCTTTATGGGGATCAACAGAAGTCTCTACAAAAGCATTTACAACGGTTGTCTTGCCAAGTGATATCACATTATCAGGTATCCAAGATATGGCTAAAGAGAACAATGTGAAACTTACTGTGAAAGAACAATCATCAAGCGGTGCTTGGCTTTCTATCTTATTTAGTTTCTTACCGATCGTATTGTTCATCTTCTTATTCTATATGATGATGGGACAACAAGGCGGCGGTGGCGGTGGTGGCGGCCGTGTCATGAACTTTGGTAAATCAAAAGCCAAAGAAGCTGACAAAAAAGCCAACCGCGTACGCTTCTCTGATGTAGCCGGAGCGGAAGAAGAAAAACAAGAATTAGTCGAAGTAGTCGAGTTCTTAAAAGATCCTCGCCGTTTCGTTGAATTAGGTGCTCGTATTCCAGCAGGTGTTCTATTAGAAGGACCTCCAGGGACTGGTAAAACATTACTTGCTAAAGCCGTTGCCGGTGAAGCAGGCGTACCGTTCTACTCTATCTCAGGTTCAGACTTCGTTGAAATGTTTGTCGGTGTCGGTGCAAGCCGTGTCCGTGATTTATTTGAAACAGCGAAGAAAAATGCACCAGCAATCATCTTCATCGATGAAATCGATGCCGTTGGTCGTCAACGTGGTGCCGGTATGGGCGGTGGACACGATGAACGTGAACAAACCCTTAACCAATTGCTTGTTGAAATGGATGGATTTGATGGCAACGAAGGTGTCATCGTCGTTGCTGCAACAAACCGTTCAGATGTGTTGGATCCAGCGTTATTACGTCCAGGCCGTTTTGACCGTCAAATTTTAGTTGGTCGTCCTGACGTAAAAGGTCGTGAAGCGATCCTTAAAGTTCATGCTCGTAACAAACCGTTGGCTGATGACGTTGATTTGAAAGTCGTAGCACAACAAACACCAGGTTTTGCTGGTGCTGATTTAGAAAACGTCTTAAATGAAGCTGCATTAGTTGCCGCTCGTCGTAATAAGAAGAAAATCGATGCATCCGATGTGGATGAAGCGGAAGATCGTGTTATTGCAGGGCCTGCGAAGAGAGACCGTGTGATCAACAAAAAAGAACGCGAAATGGTTGCTTATCATGAAGCGGGACATACAATTGTTGGTTTAGTCTTAAGCCGTGCTCGTATCGTTCATAAAGTAACGATTATCCCTCGTGGACGCGCTGGCGGTTACATGATTGCTTTACCAAAAGAAGATCAGTTCTTAATGACTAAAGAAGACATGTTTGAACAAATCGTTGGGTTACTTGGTGGACGTACAGCGGAAGAAATTATTTTCGATGTTCAATCAACAGGTGCATCTAATGACTTTGAACAAGCAACAGGCATTGCCCGTAGTATGGTAACCGAATATGGAATGAGCGACAAATTAGGTCCTGTTCAATATGAAGGAAACCATCAAGTCTTTGTTGGCCGCGATTATGGTCAAACAAAAGCTTATTCTGAGCAAGTTGCGTATGAAATCGATCAAGAAGTACGTCGTATTTTAATGGAAGCACACGATAAAGCGCGTGAAATCATTGAATCACACCGTGCGCAACATAAACTAATTGCTGAAAAACTGTTAGAGTATGAAACATTAGATGCTCGCAGCATCAAGTCATTGTTTGAAGAAGGCGTAATGCCACAAGATGTTATCGACAGCCAATTCCCTAGTGAAAAAGCTCAAACATTTGAAGAGGCAAAACGTGCATTAGAAGAAAAAGATGCGCAAAGACAGGCCGAAGAAAAACAAGATTTTGAAGAAGCGAAAAAAGAGTTACATGACGAAACCGAAGAAGTAAAAGCGGACAGCGAAAAAACAGAAGAACAAGTTCAATCAGAAGTAAAATCTGATGAAGAACATAAAAATGATTCTGAGTATGACCGTAACAACTTTGACGATCGTTACAAATAA
- a CDS encoding heat-shock protein Hsp33 yields the protein MEDYLVKALCYEGSIRAYAVCATNTISEAQKRHDTWSSSTAALGRTMVGSLLLGATLKGDDKLTVKVQGNGPAGSIVVDSDGSGTTKGYIKNPHVSLTLNESGKIDVRGAVGTEGIFTVIKDLGLKETFSGQTPIVSGEIGEDFTYFMAVSEQIPSAIGLSVLVDTDESVKAAGGFMIQVMPGADEKTIDFIEQRLQEVPMISRLIDEGESPEGILERLLGKDQIDILEKMPVQFKCNCSKEKFGTAIIAVGLDEINAMIEEDHGAEAVCQFCGNKYHYSEADLIELRNEAIKNTREK from the coding sequence ATGGAAGATTACTTAGTTAAAGCATTATGTTATGAAGGGTCGATTCGCGCCTATGCAGTTTGCGCAACAAATACAATTTCTGAAGCACAAAAACGTCACGATACCTGGAGTTCGTCAACGGCTGCCTTAGGTCGTACGATGGTAGGTTCCTTACTATTAGGTGCGACCTTAAAAGGAGACGACAAGTTGACTGTAAAAGTTCAAGGAAACGGACCTGCAGGTAGTATTGTTGTCGATAGTGACGGTAGTGGAACGACTAAAGGCTACATAAAAAATCCTCACGTTAGCTTAACGCTAAACGAAAGTGGTAAAATTGATGTCCGTGGAGCTGTTGGAACAGAAGGAATCTTCACTGTGATCAAAGATTTAGGCTTGAAAGAAACATTTTCAGGACAAACACCGATTGTTTCTGGTGAAATTGGCGAAGATTTCACTTATTTCATGGCAGTTTCTGAACAAATTCCATCAGCAATCGGCTTGAGTGTGTTAGTTGATACAGATGAAAGTGTCAAAGCCGCAGGCGGATTTATGATCCAAGTAATGCCAGGAGCAGACGAAAAGACGATTGATTTTATTGAACAACGTTTGCAAGAAGTGCCGATGATTTCTCGATTGATCGATGAAGGTGAGTCACCTGAAGGAATTTTGGAGCGTCTACTCGGTAAAGATCAAATTGACATCTTAGAAAAAATGCCCGTTCAATTCAAATGCAACTGCTCAAAAGAAAAATTTGGGACAGCGATCATCGCCGTTGGTTTAGATGAAATCAATGCAATGATCGAAGAAGACCATGGAGCGGAAGCTGTTTGCCAATTCTGCGGGAATAAATATCACTATAGCGAAGCTGATTTAATTGAATTAAGAAATGAAGCAATCAAAAACACCCGTGAAAAATAG
- a CDS encoding tRNA-dihydrouridine synthase: MWKIGNIEIPNRVVVAPMAGISNAAFRVTVKEFGAGLVVCEMISDKGIQQRNKKTLDMLYIDDREYPLSVQIFGGDKENLVEAAKFVEEHTKAAIIDINMGCPVNKVIKAEAGAKWLLDPNKVYEMVDAVSSAVSLPVTVKMRTGWDEDHLFAVENALAAEKAGASAIAMHGRTRVQMYEGQANWDILKEVKQHLTIPFMGNGDVRTPEDAKRMLEHVGADGVMIGRAALGNPWMIQHTKHYLETGELMPEPTPREKIDTAKVHLQRLVDLKGEKIATREFRQHASYYLKGIPRAAKVKVAINQAETQRMMVDLLDAFEEKAEKHAEKEAIETI, from the coding sequence ATGTGGAAAATAGGCAACATTGAAATTCCCAATCGTGTCGTTGTAGCCCCAATGGCCGGTATTAGTAATGCTGCTTTTCGTGTAACCGTTAAAGAGTTTGGTGCAGGACTTGTTGTCTGTGAAATGATCAGTGACAAAGGAATCCAGCAAAGAAACAAAAAGACCTTAGATATGCTTTATATAGATGATCGGGAATATCCATTAAGTGTACAGATTTTTGGTGGAGATAAAGAAAACTTAGTTGAAGCTGCAAAATTCGTAGAAGAACATACGAAAGCTGCAATCATTGATATCAATATGGGATGTCCTGTAAACAAAGTCATTAAAGCAGAAGCAGGAGCAAAATGGTTATTAGATCCAAACAAAGTCTACGAAATGGTAGATGCCGTTTCTTCTGCTGTAAGCTTACCTGTCACAGTTAAGATGCGTACAGGGTGGGACGAAGACCATTTGTTTGCTGTTGAAAATGCATTAGCTGCTGAAAAAGCAGGAGCGTCCGCTATCGCTATGCATGGTCGTACGAGAGTTCAAATGTACGAAGGGCAAGCGAACTGGGATATTTTAAAGGAAGTGAAACAGCACCTAACGATTCCTTTCATGGGAAATGGTGATGTTCGCACACCAGAAGATGCCAAACGGATGCTAGAACATGTTGGAGCAGATGGTGTGATGATTGGTAGAGCCGCTTTAGGGAATCCTTGGATGATTCAGCACACAAAACACTATTTAGAAACAGGAGAACTTATGCCTGAACCGACACCACGTGAAAAAATCGATACCGCCAAAGTCCATCTACAACGCTTGGTAGATTTAAAAGGTGAAAAAATCGCTACAAGAGAATTCCGTCAACATGCTTCGTACTATTTAAAAGGCATTCCGCGCGCTGCTAAAGTAAAAGTGGCAATCAATCAGGCAGAGACCCAACGAATGATGGTCGATCTGCTTGATGCTTTCGAAGAAAAAGCAGAAAAACATGCAGAAAAAGAAGCAATCGAAACAATCTAA
- a CDS encoding lysine--tRNA ligase produces MADEQQAHQEDLNDQMLVRREKMENLRGEGIDPFGKRFDRTHNSKELHEQFDQHSKEELNDMDLSASVAGRMMTKRGKGKAGFAHLQDREGQLQIYVRKDQVGDEAYELFKHADLGDFFGVTGQIMKTDTGEVTVKAKTIVLLTKALRPLPDKYHGLTNIEQRYRQRYLDLISNKDSFDRFMKRSQIISEIRRYLDSNGYVEVETPVLHNEAGGAAARPFITHHNALDMDLYLRIALELHLKRLIVGGMEKVYEIGRVFRNEGIDTTHNPEFTMLEAYTAYTDYKDVMDLTEGIIRNAAEKVLGTTTITYDGQEVDLGSEFKRVHMVDAIKEQTGVDFWQAMTVGEARALAKEHNVEINDNMSVGHILNEFFETFVEETLKQPTFIYGHPVEVSPLAKKNLEDDRFTDRFELFIVGKEFANAFTELNDPIDQRERFEDQEKEREQGNDEAHGVDEDFIEALEYGLPPTGGLGIGIDRLVMLLTDAQSIRDVLLFPTMR; encoded by the coding sequence GTGGCAGATGAACAACAAGCGCACCAAGAAGATCTAAACGATCAAATGCTTGTGCGTCGTGAGAAAATGGAAAATTTACGTGGAGAAGGGATTGATCCTTTCGGGAAGCGTTTTGACCGTACACATAATTCAAAAGAATTACATGAACAATTTGACCAACACTCAAAAGAAGAATTAAACGATATGGATTTATCAGCAAGTGTTGCTGGACGTATGATGACTAAACGTGGCAAAGGAAAAGCAGGGTTTGCTCATTTACAAGATCGTGAAGGACAACTTCAAATCTATGTACGCAAAGATCAAGTCGGCGATGAAGCTTATGAACTATTTAAACACGCAGATCTTGGTGATTTCTTTGGTGTAACTGGACAAATTATGAAAACTGATACAGGTGAAGTGACTGTTAAGGCGAAAACGATCGTATTATTAACAAAAGCTTTACGCCCATTACCAGATAAATATCACGGCCTAACAAACATCGAACAACGTTACCGTCAACGCTATTTAGATTTGATCAGTAACAAGGATAGTTTCGATCGTTTTATGAAACGCAGCCAAATCATCAGCGAAATTCGTCGCTATCTTGATAGCAACGGTTATGTAGAAGTAGAAACTCCTGTTTTGCATAATGAAGCCGGCGGTGCTGCTGCACGTCCGTTTATCACGCATCATAATGCGCTAGACATGGACTTGTATTTACGCATTGCTTTAGAATTACATTTGAAACGATTGATTGTTGGCGGTATGGAAAAAGTCTATGAAATTGGCCGAGTATTCCGTAATGAAGGAATCGACACAACGCATAATCCTGAATTTACGATGCTAGAAGCTTATACAGCCTATACAGATTACAAGGATGTAATGGATCTGACCGAAGGAATCATCCGTAATGCTGCTGAAAAAGTTTTAGGGACAACAACGATCACTTATGATGGTCAAGAAGTTGATTTAGGATCTGAATTTAAACGCGTGCATATGGTAGATGCAATCAAAGAACAGACGGGTGTAGATTTCTGGCAAGCGATGACTGTGGGAGAAGCACGTGCTTTGGCAAAAGAACATAATGTAGAAATCAATGATAATATGTCAGTTGGGCATATTTTAAATGAATTTTTTGAAACCTTTGTGGAAGAAACCTTGAAACAACCAACATTTATTTATGGACACCCAGTAGAAGTGTCTCCGTTAGCGAAGAAAAATCTAGAAGATGATCGTTTCACAGATCGTTTTGAACTATTTATAGTAGGAAAAGAATTTGCGAATGCATTTACTGAGTTGAACGATCCGATCGATCAACGTGAGCGCTTTGAAGATCAAGAAAAAGAACGTGAGCAAGGAAATGATGAGGCTCATGGTGTTGATGAAGACTTTATTGAAGCTTTAGAATACGGATTACCGCCAACCGGTGGTTTAGGAATCGGGATTGATCGCCTAGTGATGCTTTTAACTGATGCACAATCCATTCGTGATGTCTTATTATTCCCGACGATGAGATAA